In a single window of the Bacillus mycoides genome:
- a CDS encoding LLM class flavin-dependent oxidoreductase produces the protein MEYGFWLPIFGGWLRNVDDESMPPTFEYAKQTAQAAEQLGFSTTLIAELNLNDIKGVSAPSLEAWTTAAALAAVTDRLEIMTAVRPGFHNPAVTAKMAANIDQLSNGRFTLNVVSAWWEEEARQYGGVFTAHDERYDRTEEFVTVLKELWKEEEFSYKGNFYELHNTHLSPKPVQKQGIKIYAGGESERGKEVIVNHADAYVMHGGTVEEVSVKIEDMKNRRKKVTEEPLQSFGLAAYVICRDTEEEALEEWRRITDVKDDALGYAGYQDFISKSYLEQQVKLNDYSVSNRGLRPNLIGTPEQIAERILAFEKVGVTLLLLQFSPQLEEMKRFSEKVMPLVEAKRKELITNE, from the coding sequence GTGGAGTATGGTTTTTGGTTGCCGATTTTTGGGGGATGGCTTCGAAATGTAGATGATGAATCTATGCCGCCTACGTTTGAGTATGCAAAACAAACAGCGCAAGCGGCAGAACAATTAGGTTTTTCAACAACACTTATAGCAGAATTAAATTTAAATGATATAAAAGGTGTTTCAGCACCAAGTTTAGAGGCGTGGACAACTGCGGCAGCACTTGCTGCGGTAACAGATCGATTAGAGATTATGACAGCTGTAAGACCTGGTTTTCACAATCCAGCAGTTACAGCGAAAATGGCAGCGAATATTGATCAATTAAGTAATGGCCGTTTTACATTGAATGTAGTTTCAGCATGGTGGGAAGAAGAAGCGAGACAGTACGGCGGGGTATTTACCGCACATGATGAACGGTATGATCGCACAGAGGAATTTGTAACAGTTTTGAAAGAGCTTTGGAAAGAAGAAGAGTTTTCTTATAAAGGGAATTTTTATGAGCTTCATAATACACATTTAAGTCCAAAACCTGTGCAGAAACAAGGGATTAAGATCTATGCAGGTGGTGAGAGTGAGCGAGGAAAAGAAGTAATTGTAAACCACGCGGATGCATATGTAATGCATGGGGGAACAGTAGAAGAGGTATCTGTGAAAATAGAAGATATGAAGAATCGTAGAAAGAAAGTCACAGAGGAGCCATTGCAGTCATTCGGGCTTGCGGCTTACGTCATTTGTCGTGATACAGAAGAAGAGGCATTAGAGGAATGGAGACGCATAACGGATGTGAAAGACGATGCTCTAGGTTATGCGGGTTACCAAGATTTTATTAGTAAATCGTATTTGGAACAGCAAGTGAAGCTAAATGATTATTCCGTATCTAATCGCGGGTTACGTCCTAATTTAATCGGAACACCAGAACAAATTGCAGAAAGGATACTTGCTTTTGAGAAAGTGGGTGTTACGTTATTACTTTTACAATTTTCTCCACAGCTTGAAGAGATGAAACGATTTTCTGAAAAAGTGATGCCATTAGTTGAAGCAAAAAGAAAGGAATTGATTACAAATGAGTAA
- a CDS encoding DUF4352 domain-containing protein, producing the protein MRKLFILLTLILALASVTAACTQDKKDSAVENGPIEEPTAKNENEELINFEEKEDMSRLEQGILLVGESVKGGYYLTAVQNAYLNASNDSVVVNVSVKNVRGQTIGLSELKYNLKDEKDGKAYEGKVLDQNPSDIQVKPNETVELKIAFEVPSTADEYMFYIESSLDPLGAHWKIDKLQSQKN; encoded by the coding sequence ATGAGGAAATTATTCATATTACTTACTTTAATTCTAGCATTAGCCAGTGTTACGGCTGCTTGCACACAAGATAAAAAAGATAGTGCCGTTGAAAATGGTCCAATAGAAGAACCAACCGCAAAAAATGAAAATGAAGAATTAATAAATTTTGAAGAAAAAGAAGATATGAGCCGCTTGGAACAAGGTATTTTATTAGTTGGTGAGAGTGTTAAGGGAGGCTATTACTTGACCGCCGTTCAAAATGCATATTTAAATGCTAGTAACGATTCCGTCGTTGTTAATGTCTCTGTAAAAAATGTACGAGGTCAAACGATTGGACTATCAGAATTAAAATATAACTTAAAAGATGAAAAAGACGGAAAGGCCTATGAAGGAAAGGTGCTTGATCAAAACCCTTCTGATATACAAGTTAAACCAAATGAAACGGTAGAATTAAAAATAGCTTTTGAAGTACCAAGTACCGCAGATGAATATATGTTTTATATTGAAAGCTCTTTAGATCCTCTAGGAGCACACTGGAAAATCGATAAGCTGCAATCACAAAAAAACTAA